A genomic window from Salvelinus sp. IW2-2015 linkage group LG13, ASM291031v2, whole genome shotgun sequence includes:
- the LOC111971499 gene encoding homeobox protein Dlx3b, with translation MNGTTSEKAASSLSSDLHATVSCHPGSNDFPTLPMSSPMDMGFYSGQTMHSHHGYYPSHCQSYSQPMKPYSYHHHYNLHGFGVSGAYIAKSEYPYPHKQYAHYTRDIQSHLQDIVKEEPEPEVRMVNGKPRKIRKPRTIYSSYQLAALQHRFQGAQYLSLPERAELAAHLGVTQTQVKIWFQNRRSKFKKLYTNEEVPLDHSPGASDSMSCNSPPSLAIWNSSIPTDPATREQAPQPSLSSSLCYVEDYTHHWYQQTSQSRSQHSGLVLQHTTPPKNMGAVY, from the exons ATGAATGGAACTACTTCTGAGAAGGCGGCATCGAGCCTGTCGTCTGATCTCCACGCCACAGTGAGCTGTCACCCGGGCTCCAATGATTTCCCGACGCTGCCAATGTCTTCTCCCATGGACATGGGGTTCTACAGCGGCCAGACGATGCACAGCCACCACGGCTACTACCCCAGCCACTGCCAGTCCTACTCGCAACCAATGAAGCCATACTCGTATCATCACCATTACAATCTCCATGGGTTTGGGGTATCGGGGGCCTACATTGCAAAATCGGAATACCCTTATCCCCATAAGCAATACGCTCATTATACCCGGGACATACAGTCACATCTCCAAGATATCG tGAAAGAGGAACCAGAGCCTGAGGTGAGAATGGTCAACGGAAAGCCTAGAAAAATCAGAAAACCTCGCACCATATATTCTAGTTACCAGCTCGCTGCGTTGCAACATCGCTTCCAGGGAGCTCAGTATTTGTCTCTTCCTGAGAGAGCCGAACTAGCGGCTCATCTCGGTGTGACACAAACACAG GTCAAGATCTGGTTCCAGAATCGGCGTTCCAAATTCAAGAAGCTGTACACAAACGAGGAAGTTCCACTGGACCACAGCCCAGGAGCCAGTGACTCTATGTCCTGCAATTCACCCCCATCCCTGGCCATTTGGAACAGTAGTATACCCACAGACCCTGCCACTAGAGAGCAGGCTCCCCAGCCCTCCCTCAGCTCCTCTCTATGTTATGTGGAGGACTACACTCATCACTGGTATCAACAGACCTCACAGTCACGCTCACAGCACTCAGGACTGGTTCTTcagcacacaacaccaccaaAGAATATGGGGGCGGTGTACTAA
- the LOC139028502 gene encoding 26S proteasome non-ATPase regulatory subunit 11A-like, whose product MSNLLSCCSPEEVQGLVSGKLALRHAGRQTDSLKCVAQASNNRSLDDFEKALTEYRGELRDDSIISTHLTTLYDNLLEQNLIRVIEPFSRVQ is encoded by the exons ATGAGTAACCTGTTGTCTTGTTGTAGTCCTGAGGAGGTCCAGGGTCTCGTCAGTGGAAAGCTAGCCCTGCGGCACgccgggagacagacagactctcTGAAATGCGTGGCGCAGGCCAGCAATAACCGGTCGCTGGACGATTTTGAAAAG gcCCTGACAGAGTACAGAGGTGAGTTGAGAGACGACTCCATCATAAGCACACACTTGACCACGCTCTATGACAACCTGCTTGAACAGAACCTCATCCGTGTCATCGAGCCTTTCTCCAGGGTACAG TAG